A single genomic interval of Malania oleifera isolate guangnan ecotype guangnan chromosome 11, ASM2987363v1, whole genome shotgun sequence harbors:
- the LOC131167858 gene encoding mitochondrial dicarboxylate/tricarboxylate transporter DTC isoform X1, which translates to MAAEKPKAPGVWPTVKPFVNGGTSGMLATCVIQPIDMIKVRIQLGQGSAAQVTRNMLRDEGPGAFYKGLSAGLLRQATYTTARLGTFKILTNKAIAANDGKPLPLYQKALCGLTAGAIGACVGSPADLALIRMQADATLPAAQRRNYTNAFHALYRIVADEGVLALWKGAGPTVVRAMALNMGMLASYDQSVEFFRDSVGLGEASTVVGASAVSGFFASACSLPFDYVKTQIQKMQPDASGKYPYTGSLDCAMKTLKSGGPFKFYTGFPVYCVRIAPHVMVLSVSVCVCRGSTSKVGALHCSLQWTLAKNLIHPPPPPPPPLFFLFQL; encoded by the exons ATGGCAGCGGAGAAGCCCAAAGCACCTGGGGTGTGGCCCACTGTGAAGCCCTTCGTTAATGGCGGCACCTCCGGCATGCTCGCCACCTGCGTCATCCAACCCATCGACATGATTAAG GTCAGAATTCAGTTGGGGCAGGGATCCGCTGCGCAGGTCACGAGGAACATGCTTCGGGATGAGGGCCCTGGTGCTTTTTACAAG GGGCTGTCTGCTGGATTGCTGAGGCAAGCTACATATACAACTGCACGACTTGGAACTTTTAA AATATTGACAAACAAAGCTATTGCTGCCAATGACGGGAAGCCATTGCCTCTATATCAGAAGGCTCTTTGTGGCCTTACTGCTGGAGCCATTGGAGCATGTGTTGGTAGCCCAGCAGATTTAGCACTGATCCGTATGCAGGCCGATGCCACTTTACCTGCCGCGCAACGCCGAAATTACACAAATGCGTTTCATGCACTCTACCGTATTGTCGCTGATGAAGGGGTTTTAGCACTGTGGAAAGGGGCAGGGCCTACTGTTGTTCGAGCAATGGCGTTGAACATGGGAATGCTTGCCTCTTATGATCAAAGTGTTGAGTTTTTCAGGGATTCTGTTGGTTTGGGTGAAGCTAGTACTGTAGTAG GAGCTAGTGCAGTTTCAGGATTCTTTGCTTCAGCATGTAGTTTACCTTTTGATTATGTTAAAACTCAGATACAGAAGATGCAGCCTGATGCCAGTGGGAAGTATCCATACACTGGCTCTCTGGATTGTGCCATGAAAACTTTGAAATCTGGGGGACCCTTCAAATTCTACACAGGCTTTCCTGTCTACTGTGTTAGAATCGCTCCACATGTCATGGTACTCTctgtctctgtgtgtgtgtgtagaggcTCCACTTCTAAAGTTGGAGCACTGCACTGTAGTTTGCAGTGGACACTAGCTAAAAACCTCAtccaccctcccccccccccccctccccctcttttctttctctttcagCTCTAA
- the LOC131167858 gene encoding mitochondrial dicarboxylate/tricarboxylate transporter DTC isoform X2, translated as MAAEKPKAPGVWPTVKPFVNGGTSGMLATCVIQPIDMIKVRIQLGQGSAAQVTRNMLRDEGPGAFYKGLSAGLLRQATYTTARLGTFKILTNKAIAANDGKPLPLYQKALCGLTAGAIGACVGSPADLALIRMQADATLPAAQRRNYTNAFHALYRIVADEGVLALWKGAGPTVVRAMALNMGMLASYDQSVEFFRDSVGLGEASTVVGASAVSGFFASACSLPFDYVKTQIQKMQPDASGKYPYTGSLDCAMKTLKSGGPFKFYTGFPVYCVRIAPHVMMTWIFLNQIQKLQKSAGL; from the exons ATGGCAGCGGAGAAGCCCAAAGCACCTGGGGTGTGGCCCACTGTGAAGCCCTTCGTTAATGGCGGCACCTCCGGCATGCTCGCCACCTGCGTCATCCAACCCATCGACATGATTAAG GTCAGAATTCAGTTGGGGCAGGGATCCGCTGCGCAGGTCACGAGGAACATGCTTCGGGATGAGGGCCCTGGTGCTTTTTACAAG GGGCTGTCTGCTGGATTGCTGAGGCAAGCTACATATACAACTGCACGACTTGGAACTTTTAA AATATTGACAAACAAAGCTATTGCTGCCAATGACGGGAAGCCATTGCCTCTATATCAGAAGGCTCTTTGTGGCCTTACTGCTGGAGCCATTGGAGCATGTGTTGGTAGCCCAGCAGATTTAGCACTGATCCGTATGCAGGCCGATGCCACTTTACCTGCCGCGCAACGCCGAAATTACACAAATGCGTTTCATGCACTCTACCGTATTGTCGCTGATGAAGGGGTTTTAGCACTGTGGAAAGGGGCAGGGCCTACTGTTGTTCGAGCAATGGCGTTGAACATGGGAATGCTTGCCTCTTATGATCAAAGTGTTGAGTTTTTCAGGGATTCTGTTGGTTTGGGTGAAGCTAGTACTGTAGTAG GAGCTAGTGCAGTTTCAGGATTCTTTGCTTCAGCATGTAGTTTACCTTTTGATTATGTTAAAACTCAGATACAGAAGATGCAGCCTGATGCCAGTGGGAAGTATCCATACACTGGCTCTCTGGATTGTGCCATGAAAACTTTGAAATCTGGGGGACCCTTCAAATTCTACACAGGCTTTCCTGTCTACTGTGTTAGAATCGCTCCACATGTCATG ATGACGTGGATATTCCTAAACCAAATCCAAAAACTGCAGAAGTCTGCTGGGTTGTAG
- the LOC131167859 gene encoding superoxide dismutase [Cu-Zn] 2 isoform X2 yields the protein MAAAARGTAKAVAVIAGDKNNVGGCLHFLQDPHGTTHVKGKITGLTPGLHGFHIHALGDTSNGCNSTGPHFNPLKNDHGGPADAVRHAGDLGNIVAGADGVAEVCIEDTQIPLSGQHSILGRAVVVHADPDDLGKGGHELSKTTGNAGARIGCGIIGLQSSV from the exons ATGGCAGCTGCTGCAAGGGGCACAGCGAAAGCTGTGGCTGTCATCGCCGGCGACAAAAACAACGTCGGAGGCTGCTTACACTTTCTCCAGGATCCccatg GGACGACCCATGTGAAGGGGAAGATAACAGGGCTCACTCCAGGGCTTCATGGGTTCCATATCCATGCCCTTGGCGACACGTCTAATGGCTGCAATTCCACCG GACCGCATTTTAATCCGCTGAAGAATGATCATGGGGGTCCAGCTGATGCAGTGCGTCATGCGGGCGATTTGGGTAACATTGTTGCTGGCGCAGATG GCGTTGCTGAGGTTTGTATAGAGGACACGCAG ATTCCATTGAGTGGGCAGCACTCCATATTGGGGAGAGCAGTTGTTGTGCATGCTGATCCTGACGATCTTGGCAAAG GTGGACATGAACTTAGCAAGACAACTGGGAATGCAGGTGCAAGAATTGGGTGTG GTATCATTGGGCTCCAATCATCAGTGTAG
- the LOC131167859 gene encoding superoxide dismutase [Cu-Zn] 2 isoform X1, with product MAAAARGTAKAVAVIAGDKNNVGGCLHFLQDPHGTTHVKGKITGLTPGLHGFHIHALGDTSNGCNSTGPHFNPLKNDHGGPADAVRHAGDLGNIVAGADGVAEVCIEDTQIPLSGQHSILGRAVVVHADPDDLGKGGHELSKTTGNAGARIGCGNYLSSPLPFRLLFPPPVLAICYYVVLALEI from the exons ATGGCAGCTGCTGCAAGGGGCACAGCGAAAGCTGTGGCTGTCATCGCCGGCGACAAAAACAACGTCGGAGGCTGCTTACACTTTCTCCAGGATCCccatg GGACGACCCATGTGAAGGGGAAGATAACAGGGCTCACTCCAGGGCTTCATGGGTTCCATATCCATGCCCTTGGCGACACGTCTAATGGCTGCAATTCCACCG GACCGCATTTTAATCCGCTGAAGAATGATCATGGGGGTCCAGCTGATGCAGTGCGTCATGCGGGCGATTTGGGTAACATTGTTGCTGGCGCAGATG GCGTTGCTGAGGTTTGTATAGAGGACACGCAG ATTCCATTGAGTGGGCAGCACTCCATATTGGGGAGAGCAGTTGTTGTGCATGCTGATCCTGACGATCTTGGCAAAG GTGGACATGAACTTAGCAAGACAACTGGGAATGCAGGTGCAAGAATTGGGTGTGGTAATTATCTCTCCTCCCCTTTGCCTTTTCGTCTCTTGTTTCCCCCTCCTGTACTAGCTATATGTTATTATGTAGTGTTGGCTTTAGAGATTTAA